From the genome of Lentimonas sp. CC4, one region includes:
- a CDS encoding glycoside hydrolase family 30 beta sandwich domain-containing protein, protein MKLKLIAYAGVLVGCTASLCSQTITFTSPDYSDGALNASGAWNADTEWLISEASGAGKVQSTGTNKIAVLNIPRALAVGQRYEAAINFQYLGSYEATDLTSNTFMVGLKADNTSSHVSLGTPGASAQVQFATESGSAVYRLRQGYSAFPGVSSISRAFSDGDVLEFKYTIALSSDAESSSVDIILSNLTAGVNTGIGTITGIDQSLYDALIGDGAYLYFQWTNGGNFGFTGAQVNSLTGALLTTEDPTPNPTPEFASVESWMSARYTGYSGDVVLAQADRAMQAGEGSQTAKVSLDFFDEHQPIVGFGASMTEASAKIIYESDDRNEIMEKLFDPETGIGLSLVRIPMGACDFSIDVWSYEDVQGEFTIARDLAYTIPLLKQALQLNPDLKLTAVPWSAPAWMKTTGKMEGGQVQSEHYDEYANYFVDFIQAYEAEGLPIWSVAPQNEPQHSTTSYPTTWMTAAQQIAIIAEMVTAFEANEIDTKIICFDHNYDIGEAYVDAVYADSDAFSSVIGSAWHQYGGNATSMGAISAAYPSKGVYLTERTGSNDRTKTQKFQWSSNFNYFMGDIFYNALNNDSQTLLTWNIAIDETGGPRLPNVNWDEAAGLIEYDSDSDSYQLWAEYAALGQYSKAVKPGAVRIGVTVDPDFNDKLYVTAFKNTDGSVAVVAYNKNSYTVDFDIELSEQHLAVSIGEGEAVTYLMNVASVATNAAYEAYMADKPGDELLKGFDADLDGDGLANGLEMAFGLDASDPADAAEVPVGSIEGSQFYVQTDRVDGIAYGAKGSWDLDEWFPVDPATVGDAVRFSLDTAEQPVGFLRWIIEPSAE, encoded by the coding sequence ATGAAACTTAAATTAATAGCTTACGCGGGCGTTCTCGTCGGGTGCACGGCAAGTCTTTGCTCGCAAACGATCACTTTCACTTCCCCTGATTATAGCGATGGCGCATTAAATGCCAGTGGCGCATGGAATGCGGATACGGAGTGGCTAATTTCTGAGGCATCTGGTGCAGGGAAGGTGCAGTCGACGGGCACCAATAAAATTGCGGTCTTAAACATACCTCGGGCGCTTGCCGTCGGGCAGCGGTATGAGGCTGCGATTAATTTTCAATACCTAGGGAGCTATGAGGCTACCGATTTGACCTCGAATACATTCATGGTTGGTCTGAAGGCTGACAATACGTCGAGTCATGTATCTCTGGGCACTCCCGGGGCCAGCGCACAAGTTCAATTTGCTACAGAATCTGGAAGTGCCGTTTATCGCTTAAGGCAAGGCTACTCGGCGTTCCCTGGAGTGAGCAGTATCTCTAGAGCCTTCTCTGATGGGGATGTATTGGAATTCAAATACACGATTGCTCTTAGTTCGGACGCCGAAAGTAGCTCTGTGGATATCATTTTAAGTAATCTGACGGCTGGAGTGAATACTGGCATTGGCACGATTACCGGGATTGATCAAAGCCTCTATGATGCGCTCATCGGGGATGGGGCGTATCTATATTTTCAATGGACGAATGGTGGTAACTTCGGCTTTACCGGCGCTCAGGTAAATAGTCTGACGGGAGCGTTGCTGACGACAGAGGATCCGACACCGAATCCGACTCCTGAATTTGCGAGTGTCGAGTCTTGGATGTCGGCTCGTTACACGGGCTACTCTGGAGATGTTGTCCTCGCACAAGCCGATCGCGCAATGCAAGCAGGAGAGGGAAGCCAGACCGCTAAAGTCTCGCTAGACTTTTTTGACGAACATCAGCCCATCGTAGGATTTGGAGCATCGATGACAGAAGCATCCGCTAAGATTATCTATGAATCAGATGATCGAAATGAAATCATGGAGAAGTTGTTCGATCCCGAAACAGGAATCGGTCTCTCTTTGGTCAGAATCCCGATGGGCGCGTGCGATTTTTCGATCGATGTTTGGTCCTATGAAGATGTTCAGGGAGAATTTACAATTGCCCGAGACCTTGCGTATACCATCCCATTGCTCAAGCAGGCCTTGCAGTTGAACCCCGATCTCAAATTGACTGCGGTCCCATGGTCGGCACCCGCATGGATGAAGACGACAGGTAAGATGGAAGGTGGGCAGGTTCAGTCTGAACACTACGACGAATATGCTAATTATTTTGTCGATTTCATTCAAGCATACGAGGCCGAGGGACTGCCCATTTGGTCAGTTGCGCCTCAAAATGAACCGCAACATTCGACCACTTCATACCCGACCACATGGATGACTGCGGCTCAGCAAATCGCTATTATCGCTGAGATGGTGACAGCATTCGAAGCCAATGAGATCGATACCAAAATTATCTGCTTCGATCACAATTACGATATCGGCGAAGCCTACGTGGACGCTGTCTATGCGGATTCGGATGCATTTTCCAGTGTCATCGGGTCGGCTTGGCATCAGTATGGCGGTAATGCCACGTCGATGGGGGCGATCTCTGCGGCGTATCCTAGCAAAGGAGTCTACCTTACTGAGCGCACCGGCAGCAATGACCGCACGAAGACGCAAAAATTTCAATGGTCTAGCAACTTTAACTATTTCATGGGTGATATTTTTTATAATGCGTTGAACAACGATTCGCAGACCTTGCTAACCTGGAATATCGCGATCGACGAAACGGGTGGCCCACGCTTGCCTAATGTTAATTGGGATGAGGCGGCCGGTTTGATCGAATATGATAGCGACTCTGACAGCTATCAATTGTGGGCGGAGTATGCGGCTCTAGGGCAATACTCAAAGGCGGTAAAGCCTGGTGCTGTGCGGATTGGGGTCACCGTCGATCCCGACTTCAATGATAAGCTCTATGTGACTGCTTTTAAAAACACTGATGGCAGCGTCGCTGTCGTGGCTTATAATAAAAATAGCTATACTGTTGATTTTGATATTGAGCTATCAGAGCAGCATCTCGCTGTTTCGATCGGCGAGGGGGAAGCGGTCACTTATTTGATGAATGTGGCTTCAGTCGCTACAAACGCTGCCTATGAGGCATACATGGCTGATAAGCCTGGGGATGAGCTGCTCAAAGGGTTTGATGCAGACCTCGATGGCGATGGTCTGGCCAACGGCCTAGAGATGGCGTTTGGCTTGGACGCCAGCGATCCTGCCGACGCTGCCGAGGTTCCCGTTGGTAGCATTGAGGGGAGTCAGTTTTACGTTCAGACCGACCGTGTGGACGGCATTGCATACGGAGCCAAAGGGAGTTGGGATCTAGATGAATGGTTTCCCGTCGATCCAGCCACTGTTGGCGATGCGGTGCGCTTCAGTTTGGATACTGCTGAGCAGCCTGTTGGGTTCCTGCGATGGATCATTGAACCCAGCGCTGAGTGA
- a CDS encoding glycoside hydrolase family 30 protein: MKSKLIYLTSLLAASVAHCASISVYTTAKDTELRLAQTAGGEFRPADQPTENEVHVFVDTDKQYERFFGIGGAITDASAEVFAKLPADKQQELLTAYFDEDEGIAYNLVRTSIHSCDFSSSSFTYIEEGDAELKTFSIEKDRELRIPFIKRAMAAIGEKGVFYASPWSPPPFMKGREDMLQGGQLLPEYRGAWANYFVKFIEAYEAEGIPVWGVTIQNEPMATQRWESCIYSAEDERDFLKDFLGPAFDEAGFGDKKIVVWDHNRDLINRRASVIFSDPEASKYAWGIGYHWYENWTGGLEMSSNISRVREDFPDKHVLFTEGCCEAFDPAKYQFWANAERYGRNMIKDFNRGTCGWTDWNILLDHTGGPNHVGNFCFAPVHADTRTGELIFTPTYYYIGHMSKFIKPGAQRMSTVSSRSALYSTSYQNPDGSMVSVVMNHTENEILYSLHVDEGEVDITIPARAIQTILYGDDRK, translated from the coding sequence GGAATTTCGCCCGGCGGATCAACCCACCGAAAACGAAGTGCACGTCTTTGTGGATACGGACAAACAGTATGAGCGCTTTTTCGGCATCGGTGGTGCGATTACGGATGCCAGTGCCGAGGTCTTTGCGAAACTACCAGCCGACAAACAGCAGGAACTGTTGACGGCCTACTTTGATGAAGACGAAGGCATCGCCTACAATCTGGTGCGCACCTCGATCCATAGTTGCGATTTCAGTTCTTCAAGTTTCACCTACATCGAAGAGGGCGACGCAGAGCTGAAGACTTTCTCGATCGAGAAGGATCGGGAGCTTCGGATCCCTTTTATTAAACGAGCCATGGCTGCGATTGGTGAGAAGGGAGTCTTCTATGCCAGCCCTTGGAGCCCGCCTCCGTTTATGAAGGGGAGGGAAGACATGCTGCAGGGCGGGCAATTGCTGCCCGAATACAGAGGCGCATGGGCGAACTATTTCGTGAAATTCATCGAAGCCTATGAGGCCGAGGGAATTCCAGTCTGGGGCGTCACCATTCAGAACGAACCGATGGCGACGCAGCGTTGGGAAAGCTGTATCTATTCAGCGGAGGACGAGCGCGACTTTTTGAAGGATTTCCTTGGACCCGCATTTGACGAGGCTGGCTTCGGCGACAAAAAAATAGTCGTATGGGATCATAACCGAGATCTGATCAACCGTCGCGCCAGTGTGATTTTCTCAGACCCAGAAGCCTCGAAGTATGCGTGGGGGATCGGCTACCACTGGTATGAAAATTGGACCGGCGGCTTGGAGATGAGCAGTAATATCAGTCGCGTGCGGGAGGACTTTCCTGACAAGCACGTGCTGTTCACGGAGGGCTGCTGTGAGGCATTTGATCCTGCTAAGTATCAGTTCTGGGCCAACGCGGAACGCTACGGCAGAAATATGATTAAGGACTTCAATCGTGGCACTTGTGGTTGGACGGATTGGAACATCCTGCTCGATCATACGGGCGGGCCGAACCATGTCGGTAATTTCTGCTTCGCCCCTGTGCATGCCGATACCCGCACCGGTGAGCTGATCTTTACGCCGACCTATTATTACATCGGGCACATGTCCAAGTTCATTAAGCCTGGAGCACAGCGTATGAGCACAGTGAGTAGCCGTAGTGCCCTCTATTCGACTTCGTATCAAAATCCAGATGGATCGATGGTCAGCGTGGTAATGAATCACACGGAGAATGAAATTCTCTATTCCCTGCATGTCGACGAGGGCGAGGTGGACATCACCATTCCTGCGCGCGCGATACAGACAATTCTATATGGAGATGATCGAAAATGA
- a CDS encoding glycoside hydrolase family 3 N-terminal domain-containing protein: protein MINTKILTPLFLLGAGSVFGTSIQEELLTKMTLDEKVGQMVQVDSNALLGHEEHIAKYFIGSLLSGGGSDPLDPAISDRTAAAELPRSSSPEAWTKHVAALKHHATTTRLGIPIIFGVDAVHGHNNVDGAVIFPHNIGLGATRNPDLVEQVGRVTALEVAATGIDWTFAPCVAVARNERWGRTYESFSESPDLAGELGAALTRGLQGADLSSSTSILACAKHYVGDGGTMNGIDRGDVVSDEATLRALHIEPFQAAIDAGTLSIMASYNSWNGQKLHGHDYLIREVLKGEMKYSGFVISDWAAIDELPGDYKSDIETSVNAGIDMFMIPTGPNAQGEGEHSYIEFITLLKELVDEGKVSLARIDDAVLRILTVKAELGLFETPKGAPGLEQKIGSEAHRAVARESVRQSLVLLQNKSNRLPLAKSIKRISVAGRGADNLGMQCGGWSIGWQGEMGEITSGGTTILEAIRATVSDDTEVVHSADGSDVAGSSVAVVVVGEAPYAEGKGDRESLDLDPADQAVIQRCHDAGVPVVLVLLSGRPLLLGDALEQSDAIVAAWLPGTEARGIADVLFGDFAPVGKLPFTWAKSMDQVPMNVGDPVYDPLFEFGFGLEY from the coding sequence ATGATAAATACAAAAATACTTACCCCACTCTTTCTATTGGGAGCCGGATCCGTATTCGGCACATCGATACAAGAAGAACTACTCACAAAAATGACCCTCGACGAAAAGGTCGGGCAGATGGTTCAGGTCGATAGTAACGCGCTACTGGGCCACGAGGAGCACATTGCAAAGTATTTCATTGGCTCTCTTTTAAGCGGAGGTGGTTCAGACCCGTTAGATCCGGCGATTAGCGACCGGACAGCCGCAGCAGAGTTACCTCGCAGTAGTTCACCCGAAGCGTGGACTAAACATGTCGCGGCGTTGAAGCACCACGCCACGACCACACGCTTAGGCATACCGATTATTTTCGGTGTCGATGCAGTGCATGGACACAACAACGTCGATGGCGCCGTCATCTTCCCTCATAACATTGGCCTAGGTGCAACCCGCAACCCGGACCTAGTCGAGCAGGTGGGCCGGGTGACAGCGCTCGAAGTCGCGGCAACAGGAATCGATTGGACTTTTGCACCCTGCGTTGCGGTCGCCCGCAACGAACGATGGGGCCGCACTTACGAGTCCTTCTCGGAATCACCGGATCTGGCTGGAGAACTGGGTGCTGCACTGACCCGAGGCCTGCAAGGTGCAGATCTTTCCTCAAGCACTTCCATACTCGCCTGCGCCAAGCATTATGTGGGCGACGGCGGCACCATGAATGGTATCGACCGAGGCGATGTCGTGTCTGATGAAGCGACACTCAGAGCCCTCCATATCGAGCCCTTCCAAGCGGCTATCGATGCGGGCACCCTGTCGATCATGGCGTCCTACAACAGTTGGAACGGACAGAAATTGCACGGTCATGACTACTTGATTCGCGAGGTGCTCAAAGGTGAAATGAAGTATTCAGGATTCGTGATATCGGATTGGGCGGCGATCGATGAACTGCCTGGCGACTACAAAAGCGATATCGAGACATCTGTAAATGCGGGGATCGATATGTTTATGATCCCGACCGGCCCGAACGCGCAAGGTGAAGGAGAGCATTCCTACATCGAATTCATCACGCTCCTCAAAGAACTTGTCGACGAGGGCAAAGTATCACTCGCACGTATCGATGACGCGGTCTTGCGGATTCTGACTGTAAAGGCAGAGTTAGGCCTGTTTGAGACTCCCAAAGGTGCTCCTGGATTGGAGCAAAAAATTGGCAGCGAAGCACATCGCGCCGTCGCACGCGAATCCGTGCGGCAGTCACTGGTGTTGCTCCAGAACAAATCAAATCGCCTGCCACTCGCGAAGAGCATCAAGCGCATCAGCGTCGCCGGAAGAGGTGCTGACAACCTCGGCATGCAGTGCGGCGGATGGAGCATCGGCTGGCAGGGAGAAATGGGTGAGATCACCTCCGGTGGCACGACTATTTTAGAGGCAATCCGTGCGACCGTTTCCGACGACACCGAGGTCGTGCATTCGGCCGATGGCAGCGATGTGGCCGGTTCCTCCGTAGCCGTGGTCGTTGTTGGTGAAGCGCCGTATGCAGAGGGCAAAGGAGATCGTGAATCACTGGATCTCGATCCCGCAGACCAAGCCGTGATCCAACGCTGCCACGATGCAGGCGTGCCAGTGGTGCTTGTGCTATTGTCTGGCCGCCCGCTCCTGCTAGGCGACGCACTGGAGCAAAGCGACGCCATTGTTGCAGCATGGCTACCGGGAACCGAGGCACGAGGCATTGCAGACGTGCTCTTTGGTGATTTCGCGCCCGTAGGCAAACTGCCTTTCACTTGGGCGAAATCCATGGATCAGGTTCCTATGAATGTAGGCGATCCAGTCTATGACCCGCTGTTCGAATTTGGCTTCGGACTAGAATATTAA
- a CDS encoding LacI family DNA-binding transcriptional regulator: protein MADAPKSTNQATKPKKPGSKVSIYDVAAHIGVSPGTVSRVINNRDRVKTSTREKVLAAARELGFAPQAAVRRREIAVITEEDYRDRIAGYSASLTQHLAFELTRREMALQLPEAALDSLQTAYINGIIVVSHGPHVEAAIEQLEKRLPVVHIDLFEKTKDRYTVNSDHEQAGYLAALHFVECGRKRPAFFAYDGAPNRARLRGFKRGLQEAGLSLDENLFLTVAQGEPFYVALNSLVRMRADAVYVPGSSMEAVEALHLLHYVLKQEIPKDIAVIGGENDRLSSLLVPPLTTIEEPLGDLAIKAVEMLQTLMDGDKPAKAQVTLPVKLIRRASGG, encoded by the coding sequence ATGGCAGACGCTCCAAAATCTACGAATCAAGCGACGAAACCGAAAAAGCCGGGGTCAAAAGTGAGCATCTATGATGTGGCTGCTCACATCGGTGTTTCTCCAGGCACGGTCAGTCGCGTCATTAACAACCGTGATCGGGTGAAGACCTCGACGCGTGAGAAAGTGCTGGCCGCAGCTAGAGAACTTGGTTTCGCTCCGCAGGCTGCGGTTCGTCGCCGTGAGATCGCCGTCATTACTGAGGAAGATTATCGCGACCGTATTGCTGGGTATTCTGCTAGTCTCACGCAGCATCTAGCCTTTGAGTTAACTCGCCGGGAGATGGCGCTGCAGTTGCCAGAGGCGGCACTCGACTCTCTTCAGACTGCCTACATTAATGGCATTATTGTCGTTTCTCATGGGCCTCATGTCGAAGCGGCTATCGAGCAATTAGAGAAGCGTTTGCCTGTCGTTCACATTGACCTTTTTGAGAAAACGAAAGATCGCTATACAGTGAATTCGGATCATGAGCAGGCCGGCTATCTTGCAGCACTGCACTTCGTCGAATGCGGGCGTAAGCGCCCAGCCTTTTTTGCCTACGATGGCGCGCCCAATAGGGCTCGATTGAGGGGCTTTAAGCGGGGACTCCAAGAGGCAGGCCTAAGTCTGGATGAAAATTTGTTTCTGACGGTGGCGCAAGGAGAGCCTTTCTATGTGGCACTCAATAGTCTCGTGCGTATGCGGGCCGATGCGGTCTACGTGCCCGGTTCAAGTATGGAGGCGGTCGAAGCGCTACACTTGCTTCACTATGTTTTGAAGCAGGAGATTCCCAAAGACATTGCCGTGATCGGAGGGGAAAATGACCGACTCTCTTCATTACTGGTTCCGCCGCTCACGACGATTGAAGAGCCTTTGGGTGACCTGGCAATTAAGGCAGTGGAAATGCTGCAAACTTTAATGGATGGGGATAAGCCAGCTAAAGCTCAAGTGACACTGCCTGTCAAATTGATCCGTCGTGCTTCTGGCGGTTGA
- a CDS encoding glycoside hydrolase family 30 beta sandwich domain-containing protein: MITAKYKWIQMVAAGFLSAVCACAEPTGVQVFFSSELMPKSSRWYSDPIPESEWRFTLDQQADLPMTRIGGAELPVISIDPDQSFQTLLGIGTSLEDTSTYAMQKNRSDEEIKALLRQLVDPVEGLGMTMYRVALGASDFSDGRSVSDHPQGFYSYQDQEDGPFSIENDRKLGIIRVVKLLQEVAEDCGQDLVFFGSTWSPPGWMKDSGTLIGGKLKREHFADFATYLRKSVQAYADEGIPLYAITVNNEHYFVPKTYPGCYFTFWDEALITREINREFLEHDLTTRVWVCDHNYNHSGNAIKTLNGYKKMVPENRLVDGAAFHHYGGSVEALSKVHEAHPDMNIVFTEGSKWGTEGMDAIVQLFRNWSTSYMNWVTMTTRTLDEHNQGPYNHAKILSPTMLVQEDGDSKEFYKTPEFYLYGQFSKFIRPGAVRIDSSAGTPETVSNVAFRNPDGTIVVVVVNQNPWVQRFYLRMGESQTASSIPPSTVATYLFPATLPSMTLDPVAPPQIIGPEIPTGTGKILKQWWLNTPDFYKVKDVYADAGIPANPAGSVLLSEMNTKDEWEAQSISLLRGYVHPNMTGEYTFYVLGNSKAQLYLSSDADPENTQEIAVCSSWARSFDQHPDQKSKPIRLEAGRKYYIEARQTGKKKNGRVSVAWDLPGLENQTVISGKFISEFTE; this comes from the coding sequence ATGATAACAGCAAAATACAAATGGATTCAAATGGTAGCGGCGGGATTCCTGTCGGCCGTATGCGCATGCGCCGAACCAACCGGGGTGCAGGTATTTTTCTCATCGGAACTGATGCCGAAATCATCGCGTTGGTATTCCGATCCCATTCCAGAGTCAGAATGGCGCTTCACACTGGATCAACAGGCAGACCTGCCCATGACCCGTATCGGCGGGGCGGAACTGCCTGTGATCTCGATCGACCCCGACCAGTCGTTCCAAACGCTGCTTGGTATCGGCACGTCACTGGAGGACACTTCGACCTATGCCATGCAGAAGAACCGCAGCGACGAGGAAATCAAAGCACTGCTGCGCCAACTCGTAGATCCAGTTGAGGGCCTGGGCATGACGATGTATCGCGTCGCACTCGGTGCCAGCGACTTTTCGGACGGCCGATCCGTATCGGATCATCCGCAGGGATTCTACAGCTATCAAGATCAGGAGGATGGCCCGTTTTCCATCGAAAACGATCGAAAGCTCGGCATCATCCGCGTGGTCAAACTACTACAGGAAGTGGCCGAGGACTGCGGACAGGATCTGGTGTTCTTTGGATCGACTTGGAGTCCGCCCGGCTGGATGAAAGACAGCGGAACCCTCATTGGAGGCAAACTTAAGCGCGAGCATTTTGCTGATTTTGCCACTTACCTTCGCAAGTCGGTTCAAGCCTACGCGGATGAAGGCATACCGCTGTATGCAATCACGGTGAATAACGAGCACTATTTCGTGCCGAAGACCTATCCGGGCTGCTACTTCACGTTTTGGGACGAGGCCTTGATCACCCGAGAGATCAATCGTGAGTTCCTAGAGCATGACCTAACAACTCGCGTATGGGTTTGCGACCACAACTACAACCATTCTGGCAACGCCATCAAGACATTGAACGGTTACAAAAAAATGGTGCCAGAAAACAGATTAGTCGATGGCGCCGCATTCCACCACTACGGCGGAAGTGTGGAGGCGCTCTCGAAGGTGCATGAGGCGCATCCGGACATGAATATTGTTTTCACTGAGGGTTCGAAATGGGGCACCGAAGGAATGGATGCGATCGTCCAATTGTTCCGCAACTGGAGCACCAGCTACATGAACTGGGTCACCATGACCACCCGAACTTTGGATGAGCACAATCAGGGTCCCTACAACCATGCCAAGATACTCAGCCCGACAATGCTGGTGCAGGAGGACGGAGACAGCAAGGAGTTCTATAAAACGCCCGAGTTTTATCTCTACGGACAATTTTCAAAATTCATCCGCCCGGGAGCGGTGCGTATCGACAGCAGTGCAGGCACCCCCGAAACCGTTTCGAACGTGGCCTTCCGAAATCCCGACGGAACGATTGTAGTGGTCGTCGTGAACCAGAACCCATGGGTGCAACGCTTCTATCTACGGATGGGAGAGTCCCAAACGGCCAGCTCGATTCCGCCTTCGACCGTGGCGACCTATCTCTTCCCCGCCACCCTACCATCCATGACACTCGATCCCGTTGCCCCGCCGCAGATAATTGGACCGGAAATACCGACCGGGACAGGCAAAATACTGAAGCAATGGTGGCTCAATACACCCGACTTCTATAAGGTCAAGGATGTGTATGCGGACGCTGGCATACCAGCAAACCCAGCAGGATCGGTCTTGCTTTCGGAAATGAATACGAAGGATGAATGGGAAGCGCAGTCCATCAGTTTGCTACGGGGCTATGTCCACCCGAATATGACAGGAGAGTATACCTTCTATGTCCTCGGCAACAGCAAAGCACAGCTCTATTTAAGCAGCGACGCAGATCCCGAAAACACACAAGAAATCGCCGTTTGCTCGAGTTGGGCGCGAAGCTTCGACCAACATCCAGATCAGAAATCGAAGCCGATCCGCCTCGAAGCCGGACGAAAATATTACATAGAAGCGCGCCAGACTGGTAAGAAAAAGAATGGACGTGTCTCCGTCGCCTGGGATCTACCGGGCCTGGAGAATCAGACTGTGATATCCGGTAAATTCATTTCAGAATTCACGGAATAG